One genomic segment of Hevea brasiliensis isolate MT/VB/25A 57/8 chromosome 3, ASM3005281v1, whole genome shotgun sequence includes these proteins:
- the LOC110649608 gene encoding uncharacterized protein LOC110649608: MHQPSPSPSPLEERKGDPRIYFLSAFFFSCIVSGGVFLGLYIFLPPDETQPWYPISGFILVAIPWIFWFLTYIYRCIRPIHTHSEPCKSFPRSTSTVAATNPSSNKSHLNFLMPSPNDVEHSVNEHSNGVGRHVRFGRVIVISEYDDYNHENNSNNDDHDIHDGSEAEHTSSTSPSQEEEKMVDSRESEILLTCSAGLS, from the coding sequence ATGCATCAACCTTCACCTTCTCCTTCTCCACTGGAGGAAAGGAAAGGAGATCCTAGAATTTATTTTCTTTCTGCCTTCTTCTTTTCTTGTATTGTCTCTGGTGgagtttttcttggtctttacaTTTTCCTTCCACCAGATGAAACCCAACCCTGGTATCCCATTTCAGGGTTTATTCTTGTGGCCATTCCATGGATATTTTGGTTCTTGACCTATATATACAGATGTATCAGACCAATACATACCCATTCTGAACCCTGCAAATCCTTCCCAAGATCCACATCTACAGTTGCAGCAACAAACCCTTCAtctaataaatctcatttaaatttcctgatgCCTTCCCCTAATGACGTTGAACATTCTGTTAATGAGCATTCTAATGGCGTTGGACGCCATGTACGTTTTGGACGTGTTATTGTAATTAGTGAATATGATGATTATAATCATGAGAATAATAGCAATAATGATGACCATGATATACATGATGGTTCAGAAGCCGAGCACACAAGTAGCACCTCACCATCTCAGGAAGAAGAGAAGATGGTTGATTCTAGGGAAAGTGAAATACTATTAACTTGCTCTGCTGGCTTATCTTGA